In Mytilus edulis chromosome 13, xbMytEdul2.2, whole genome shotgun sequence, a single window of DNA contains:
- the LOC139500522 gene encoding hepatic lectin-like, producing MKECGGRDFVYYDGLCVMASTVKLNWYEARTYCENLDGHLLVLDSQQKLNSAKELLQTYYQYFDLYVGASDGSTEDVWKWVSVTTASDFFYWRKGQPNNEDTQYPNKTANCGAVYPYNDLELHDEYCYQEKRFICEM from the exons ATGAAAG AATGTGGTGGCAGAGACTTCGTTTATTATGACGGGCTATGTGTGATGGCTAGTACTGTTAAACTGAACTGGTATGAAGCAAGAACATATTGTGAAAACCTAGATGGTCACTTATTGGTCCTGGATTCCCAACAAAAACTGAACAGCGCAAAGGAGTTACTACAAACCTACT aTCAATACTTTGATTTGTATGTAGGAGCATCTGACGGATCAACAGAAGACGTGTGGAAATGGGTTTCCGTGACAACGGCATCAGATTTTTTCTATTGGCGTAAAGGACAGCCAAACAATGAAGATACTCAATATCCCAATAAGACGGCAAACTGTGGAGCTGTTTATCCTTATAATGATCTGGAATTACATGATGAATACTGTTACCAAGAGAAAAGATTTATTTGTGAAATGTAA